Proteins found in one Triticum urartu cultivar G1812 chromosome 4, Tu2.1, whole genome shotgun sequence genomic segment:
- the LOC125551846 gene encoding uncharacterized protein LOC125551846 isoform X1, which translates to MSASNLRRRLHHADVDGRKNEHVDISHVDSLDEPLLGKSSYDGGGSEVYDPRRQDLWDDDDRKKEQLHWSFLFSNLIAQWAQWLANIIVSSGSIFGRLFPFSSDNETSNPVYLSPLQEERLDNLRRRLKIPFDGSRIEHQVRTMESSGMPLYYYYCFSTGHALMEAKQLIDIILFRTP; encoded by the exons ATGTCAGCGAGCAATCTGAGGCGGCGGCTCCATCACGCAGATGTTGATGGAAGGAAGAATGAACATGTTGACATATCCCATGTAGATTCCCTGGATGAACCTCTACTAGGGAAGTCTAGTTATGACGGTGGCGGATCGGAA GTATATGACCCCAGAAGGCAAGACTTGTGGGATGATGATGATAGGAAAAAGGAACAATTACACTGGTCGTTTCTTTTCTCAAATTTGATTGCGCAGTGGGCACAGTGGTTAG CAAATATTATTGTAAGCTCCGGGTCAATTTTTGGTAGGTTGTTTCCCTTTTCTTCGGATAACGAAACAAGCAATCCAGTATATCTTAGTCCTTTGCAG GAAGAAAGATTGGACAATTTAAGACGCAGATTGAAAATCCCTTTTGATGGTTCCCGTATTGAGCACCAAGTACGTACAATGGAAAGCTCGGGCATGCCCCTCtattattattattgtttttCCACCGGGCATGCTCTCATGGAAGCAAAGCAACTGATCGACATTATTCTTTTTAGGACGCCTTGA
- the LOC125551846 gene encoding ELMO domain-containing protein A-like isoform X2, with protein MGWQGTDPSTDFRGGGYISLENLIFFARNYPASFQMLLNKVQGQRADWEYPFAVAGINISFMLIQMLDLQSTVPSSKSGIRFLELLGRDENAFDHLYCVAFRMLDAQWLVKRASYMEFNEVMKSTRTQLERELVLEDVLAVKDLPSYTMLDK; from the exons ATGGGTTGGCAAGGCACTGATCCATCAACAGATTTCAG GGGTGGTGGATACATATCATTGGAGAACCTCATCTTTTTCGCTAGGAACTACCCA GCATCCTTTCAAATGCTTCTGAACAAAGTGCAAGGTCAAAGAGCAGATTGGGAGTACCCTTTTGCAGTTGCTGGTATCAACATTTCATTCATGCTGATCCAGATGTTGGATCTGCAATCAA CTGTTCCATCTTCAAAGTCAGGAATCCGTTTCCTGGAACTACTCGGACGAGATGAAAATGCGTTTGATCACCTCTATTGTGTAGCCTTTCGGATGCTTGATGCCCAGTGGCTCGTGAAACGTGCTTCATATATGGAGTTCAAT GAGGTGATGAAATCCACGAGAACTCAGTTGGAGCGTGAACTGGTTTTAGAGGATGTATTGGCGGTCAAGGACCTACCGTCTTACACAATGCTGGACAAATAA